The Musa acuminata AAA Group cultivar baxijiao chromosome BXJ1-3, Cavendish_Baxijiao_AAA, whole genome shotgun sequence genome window below encodes:
- the LOC135583912 gene encoding uncharacterized protein LOC135583912 isoform X1 — translation MMRYQRVSPDILPLGNGRKPILRTWKEDDADHGSRSTSHSPLEAKPIRARSVSGSAGPSPTRDHQFPRTSFPSDSPTSAAHSESQPPPPSASAKSYSRHHETINGVGGDVILQWGHNKRSRGPRAESRASGDETSSHSKQMLKVPRRSAAAMPPPHFAGSYARGAHLRSSVTVRDANKGVEERSGGTARSDKRSPSSPPNKVLRSAADGSMNPPEPKRQPSDQEAASPVGAAAIGEKLNLDQFEWPKIFISLSRKEKEDDFLAMKGTKLPQRPKKRAKNIEKTLQYCFPGMWLSDLTRGRYEVREKKCAKKLLLCAAAEGIEGDGEHGERLRVNAVEACMDAAPGRVDLFFLLTLRRVVGVGSSLFLTLVLGSVCNPPCIL, via the exons ATGATGAG ATACCAGAGAGTTAGCCCGGACATCCTCCCCCTCGGCAATGGAAGGAAGCCGATCCTGAGAACATGGAAAGAAGACGACGCCGACCACGGCAGCAGAAGCACTAGCCACTCCCCTCTCGAAGCCAAACCCATAAGAGCGAGATCGGTGTCCGGATCGGCCGGCCCATCCCCAACCCGAGACCACCAGTTCCCTCGCACCTCCTTCCCCTCAGATTCCCCTACCTCAGCGGCACACTCGGAGAGCCAACCGCCGCCCCCTTCCGCTTCCGCCAAGTCTTATAGCCGGCACCATGAGACCATCAACGGGGTCGGCGGCGACGTCATACTGCAGTGGGGACACAACAAGCGGTCCCGCGGGCCGAGGGCGGAGAGCCGGGCGTCGGGCGACGAGACCTCCTCCCACTCGAAGCAGATGCTCAAGGTTCCTCGCCGATCGGCGGCGGCGATGCCCCCTCCGCACTTTGCCGGCTCGTACGCCAGGGGAGCCCATCTGAGGTCGTCTGTTACCGTCCGTGATGCCAACAA GGGCGTCGAAGAGCGATCGGGCGGCACAGCTCGATCCGATAAGCGATCGCCTTCTTCCCCACCGAATAAGGTTCTGAGGTCCGCCGCCGACGGCTCCATGAATCCGCCGGAACCGAAGCGTCAGCCCTCGGATCAGGAAGCTGCTTCCCCGGTGGGGGCCGCCGCGATCGGGGAGAAGCTGAACCTTGACCAGTTCGAGTGGCCCAAGATCTTCATATCCCTCTCGCGCAAGGAGAAGGAGGACGACTTCCTAGCCATGAAGGGCACCAAGCTGCCCCAGCGCCCCAAGAAGCGGGCCAAGAACATCGAGAAGACTCTCCAG TATTGTTTTCCAGGAATGTGGCTGTCGGATTTGACGAGGGGACGGTATGAAGTGCGGGAGAAGAAATGCGCTAAGAAG TTGTTGCTTTGTGCAGCGGCGGAGGGGATTGAAGGGGATGGAGAGCATGGAGAGCGACTCCGAGTGAATGCGGTCGAGGCATGCATGGATGCAGCTCCAGGTCGCGttgatctcttcttcctcctcacgcTCCGTCGTGTCGTTGGTGTCGGGAGTTCTTTGTTTCTCACGCTGGTTTTGGGGAGCGTTTGTAACCCTCCGTGCATCCTCTGA
- the LOC135583912 gene encoding uncharacterized protein LOC135583912 isoform X4, which yields MMRYQRVSPDILPLGNGRKPILRTWKEDDADHGSRSTSHSPLEAKPIRARSVSGSAGPSPTRDHQFPRTSFPSDSPTSAAHSESQPPPPSASAKSYSRHHETINGVGGDVILQWGHNKRSRGPRAESRASGDETSSHSKQMLKVPRRSAAAMPPPHFAGSYARGAHLRSSVTVRDANKGVEERSGGTARSDKRSPSSPPNKVLRSAADGSMNPPEPKRQPSDQEAASPVGAAAIGEKLNLDQFEWPKIFISLSRKEKEDDFLAMKGTKLPQRPKKRAKNIEKTLQYCFPGMWLSDLTRGRYEVREKKCAKKRRRGLKGMESMESDSE from the exons ATGATGAG ATACCAGAGAGTTAGCCCGGACATCCTCCCCCTCGGCAATGGAAGGAAGCCGATCCTGAGAACATGGAAAGAAGACGACGCCGACCACGGCAGCAGAAGCACTAGCCACTCCCCTCTCGAAGCCAAACCCATAAGAGCGAGATCGGTGTCCGGATCGGCCGGCCCATCCCCAACCCGAGACCACCAGTTCCCTCGCACCTCCTTCCCCTCAGATTCCCCTACCTCAGCGGCACACTCGGAGAGCCAACCGCCGCCCCCTTCCGCTTCCGCCAAGTCTTATAGCCGGCACCATGAGACCATCAACGGGGTCGGCGGCGACGTCATACTGCAGTGGGGACACAACAAGCGGTCCCGCGGGCCGAGGGCGGAGAGCCGGGCGTCGGGCGACGAGACCTCCTCCCACTCGAAGCAGATGCTCAAGGTTCCTCGCCGATCGGCGGCGGCGATGCCCCCTCCGCACTTTGCCGGCTCGTACGCCAGGGGAGCCCATCTGAGGTCGTCTGTTACCGTCCGTGATGCCAACAA GGGCGTCGAAGAGCGATCGGGCGGCACAGCTCGATCCGATAAGCGATCGCCTTCTTCCCCACCGAATAAGGTTCTGAGGTCCGCCGCCGACGGCTCCATGAATCCGCCGGAACCGAAGCGTCAGCCCTCGGATCAGGAAGCTGCTTCCCCGGTGGGGGCCGCCGCGATCGGGGAGAAGCTGAACCTTGACCAGTTCGAGTGGCCCAAGATCTTCATATCCCTCTCGCGCAAGGAGAAGGAGGACGACTTCCTAGCCATGAAGGGCACCAAGCTGCCCCAGCGCCCCAAGAAGCGGGCCAAGAACATCGAGAAGACTCTCCAG TATTGTTTTCCAGGAATGTGGCTGTCGGATTTGACGAGGGGACGGTATGAAGTGCGGGAGAAGAAATGCGCTAAGAAG CGGCGGAGGGGATTGAAGGGGATGGAGAGCATGGAGAGCGACTCCGAGTGA
- the LOC135583912 gene encoding uncharacterized protein LOC135583912 isoform X3: MMRYQRVSPDILPLGNGRKPILRTWKEDDADHGSRSTSHSPLEAKPIRARSVSGSAGPSPTRDHQFPRTSFPSDSPTSAAHSESQPPPPSASAKSYSRHHETINGVGGDVILQWGHNKRSRGPRAESRASGDETSSHSKQMLKVPRRSAAAMPPPHFAGSYARGAHLRSSVTVRDANKGVEERSGGTARSDKRSPSSPPNKVLRSAADGSMNPPEPKRQPSDQEAASPVGAAAIGEKLNLDQFEWPKIFISLSRKEKEDDFLAMKGTKLPQRPKKRAKNIEKTLQYCFPGMWLSDLTRGRYEVREKKCAKKVDHKTCMTPTNSQFLALERREWVENGSVPFPYLHVGP, from the exons ATGATGAG ATACCAGAGAGTTAGCCCGGACATCCTCCCCCTCGGCAATGGAAGGAAGCCGATCCTGAGAACATGGAAAGAAGACGACGCCGACCACGGCAGCAGAAGCACTAGCCACTCCCCTCTCGAAGCCAAACCCATAAGAGCGAGATCGGTGTCCGGATCGGCCGGCCCATCCCCAACCCGAGACCACCAGTTCCCTCGCACCTCCTTCCCCTCAGATTCCCCTACCTCAGCGGCACACTCGGAGAGCCAACCGCCGCCCCCTTCCGCTTCCGCCAAGTCTTATAGCCGGCACCATGAGACCATCAACGGGGTCGGCGGCGACGTCATACTGCAGTGGGGACACAACAAGCGGTCCCGCGGGCCGAGGGCGGAGAGCCGGGCGTCGGGCGACGAGACCTCCTCCCACTCGAAGCAGATGCTCAAGGTTCCTCGCCGATCGGCGGCGGCGATGCCCCCTCCGCACTTTGCCGGCTCGTACGCCAGGGGAGCCCATCTGAGGTCGTCTGTTACCGTCCGTGATGCCAACAA GGGCGTCGAAGAGCGATCGGGCGGCACAGCTCGATCCGATAAGCGATCGCCTTCTTCCCCACCGAATAAGGTTCTGAGGTCCGCCGCCGACGGCTCCATGAATCCGCCGGAACCGAAGCGTCAGCCCTCGGATCAGGAAGCTGCTTCCCCGGTGGGGGCCGCCGCGATCGGGGAGAAGCTGAACCTTGACCAGTTCGAGTGGCCCAAGATCTTCATATCCCTCTCGCGCAAGGAGAAGGAGGACGACTTCCTAGCCATGAAGGGCACCAAGCTGCCCCAGCGCCCCAAGAAGCGGGCCAAGAACATCGAGAAGACTCTCCAG TATTGTTTTCCAGGAATGTGGCTGTCGGATTTGACGAGGGGACGGTATGAAGTGCGGGAGAAGAAATGCGCTAAGAAG GTGGATCATAAAACATGCATGACGCCAACCAATTCCCAGTTTTTGGCCCTCGAGAGAAGGGAGTGGGTTGAAAATGGATCGGTCCCTTTTCCCTATCTTCACGTGGGTCCCTGA
- the LOC135583912 gene encoding uncharacterized protein LOC135583912 isoform X2 gives MMRYQRVSPDILPLGNGRKPILRTWKEDDADHGSRSTSHSPLEAKPIRARSVSGSAGPSPTRDHQFPRTSFPSDSPTSAAHSESQPPPPSASAKSYSRHHETINGVGGDVILQWGHNKRSRGPRAESRASGDETSSHSKQMLKVPRRSAAAMPPPHFAGSYARGAHLRSSVTVRDANKGVEERSGGTARSDKRSPSSPPNKVLRSAADGSMNPPEPKRQPSDQEAASPVGAAAIGEKLNLDQFEWPKIFISLSRKEKEDDFLAMKGTKLPQRPKKRAKNIEKTLQYCFPGMWLSDLTRGRYEVREKKCAKKVFFPTHPGFSPPSSSSSCPPYFCPSPTNRPNLLRLLGFFLFFYVSILFILLTHPIHHGIREGGS, from the exons ATGATGAG ATACCAGAGAGTTAGCCCGGACATCCTCCCCCTCGGCAATGGAAGGAAGCCGATCCTGAGAACATGGAAAGAAGACGACGCCGACCACGGCAGCAGAAGCACTAGCCACTCCCCTCTCGAAGCCAAACCCATAAGAGCGAGATCGGTGTCCGGATCGGCCGGCCCATCCCCAACCCGAGACCACCAGTTCCCTCGCACCTCCTTCCCCTCAGATTCCCCTACCTCAGCGGCACACTCGGAGAGCCAACCGCCGCCCCCTTCCGCTTCCGCCAAGTCTTATAGCCGGCACCATGAGACCATCAACGGGGTCGGCGGCGACGTCATACTGCAGTGGGGACACAACAAGCGGTCCCGCGGGCCGAGGGCGGAGAGCCGGGCGTCGGGCGACGAGACCTCCTCCCACTCGAAGCAGATGCTCAAGGTTCCTCGCCGATCGGCGGCGGCGATGCCCCCTCCGCACTTTGCCGGCTCGTACGCCAGGGGAGCCCATCTGAGGTCGTCTGTTACCGTCCGTGATGCCAACAA GGGCGTCGAAGAGCGATCGGGCGGCACAGCTCGATCCGATAAGCGATCGCCTTCTTCCCCACCGAATAAGGTTCTGAGGTCCGCCGCCGACGGCTCCATGAATCCGCCGGAACCGAAGCGTCAGCCCTCGGATCAGGAAGCTGCTTCCCCGGTGGGGGCCGCCGCGATCGGGGAGAAGCTGAACCTTGACCAGTTCGAGTGGCCCAAGATCTTCATATCCCTCTCGCGCAAGGAGAAGGAGGACGACTTCCTAGCCATGAAGGGCACCAAGCTGCCCCAGCGCCCCAAGAAGCGGGCCAAGAACATCGAGAAGACTCTCCAG TATTGTTTTCCAGGAATGTGGCTGTCGGATTTGACGAGGGGACGGTATGAAGTGCGGGAGAAGAAATGCGCTAAGAAGGTATTCTTCCCCACGCATCCCGGATTctctcccccctcctcctcctcctcttgcccTCCGTATTTCTGTCCATCACCAACAAATCGACCTAATCTTCTTCGACTTCTTGGTTTTTTCCTATTTTTTTATGtgtctattttatttattttgttgacGCATCCCATCCATCATGGCATCCGAGAAGGTGGATCATAA